From the genome of Brevundimonas sp. NIBR11:
ACCTGTCGGCGCCCAGCGTCGGGGTCGAAACAGGCCAGATCGTCGCCCAGGCCGGGGTGACGGGTCTGCTGGCGGCCGTCGTCGCCCCGGTCGCGGCCCTGTTCGCCTTCGTCGATCCGGGTCTGGCCGAGGACGCAAACTGCGGCGCCCTGATCGCCAATGCGCGGTGAGGCCGGACGACGGTTCCGGTCGTAACTGATCGACCCGCCAGTGAGAGACCGCCGCCCATGACCCGCAGAGGCCTGTTCGCACCCTTCCTGGGCGGCGTAGTCGCGTCGCTCGCTGCGGCGTGCAGTCCATTGGGGATGCTCAACACCCTCGGTCCGCGCGACCGGGGCGTCAGGCGGGTCGCTCGCGATCTCGAGTACGGCCCCGACCCGCGCCAGAAGTTCGACGTCTATGCCCCTAGCGCGGCCGGTGCCTCGACCTCCCTGCCGACGCTCGTCTTCTTCTACGGCGGCGGCTGGGATTCAGGGTCGAAGGACCTCTACGGCTGGGCGGCCCAGGCCCTGGCGGCGCAGGGGTTCGTCGTCGCCGTGCCAGACTACCGCCTGGTCCCCGACGTCCTCTTCCCTGTCTTCATCCAGGATGCGGCCGCCGCGACCGCGCGGGTGTGCGAGGTCGTTTCGGCCCATGGCGGCGACCCGGATCGGCTGGGCGTCCTCGGCCATTCGGCGGGCGCCCATCTGGCCATGATGATCACGCTCGACCGCCGATACATGGCCGCTGTGGGCAAGCCGGATCTGATAAAGGCGGCGGCGGGGCTGGCGGGGCCCTACGACTTCCTGCCGTTCGACGTGGCTTCCTCGATCAACGCCTTCGGCCAGGCCCCTGACCCGGAACAGACCCAGCCCCTGCATTTCGCCCGCGCCGACGCCCCGCCGCTGTGGCTCGGCCACGGCACGGCCGACGTCATCGTCCACGACGAAGACACCGTCCTGCTGGAAGCGCGGATGCGCGAACTGGGCGGAGACTGCGAGGCGAAACTCTATCCGGGCCTCAGCCACGAGGACCTGATCGCGACCTTCTCACCCCTGTTCCGCAAGAAGGCGCCGGTGCTGGCGGACGTTTCCGCCTTCTTCCAGCACCGGCTGGGCTGAGCTTAGAACCGATGCGCCACGATGCGGCAAAGTTCGGCCGCCGCCAGAACGCCGGCCGTGGTTAGGAGCACGCGCTTGCAGCAGTGCAGAACCGCCAGGACTTCGCCTGACGGCATCCGATCGTCCGTCACCTCACTAAGAGACTGACGTCGCCGTCCGCAGCCGCACCCCACGCCCCGCGTCGATAGTCTTTTCGCAGGCGCCGATGGTCCTCAAAGCCGCATCCGATTATATCCGCTCAATGTCCGTGATCTCGCCCGACCCCCTCGTTTCCGCCGATGGCCCGGAGGTCGCAACCGCCACGCCCGTCCGCTTCGTGGGTCCCAAGGCGGCGCTCGACCCCGCCGCCCAGGCCTGGGCCGACCGGATGGGGTTCA
Proteins encoded in this window:
- a CDS encoding alpha/beta hydrolase, with product MTRRGLFAPFLGGVVASLAAACSPLGMLNTLGPRDRGVRRVARDLEYGPDPRQKFDVYAPSAAGASTSLPTLVFFYGGGWDSGSKDLYGWAAQALAAQGFVVAVPDYRLVPDVLFPVFIQDAAAATARVCEVVSAHGGDPDRLGVLGHSAGAHLAMMITLDRRYMAAVGKPDLIKAAAGLAGPYDFLPFDVASSINAFGQAPDPEQTQPLHFARADAPPLWLGHGTADVIVHDEDTVLLEARMRELGGDCEAKLYPGLSHEDLIATFSPLFRKKAPVLADVSAFFQHRLG